The following are encoded together in the Gasterosteus aculeatus chromosome 7, fGasAcu3.hap1.1, whole genome shotgun sequence genome:
- the LOC120821939 gene encoding sodium- and chloride-dependent GABA transporter 2: MKGNNGTCTVSSENKPPPTPKESEGRGHWGSKAEFILTVMGAIIGPGNVWRFPYLCYRNGGGVFFIPYTLFMITCGIPLFFLETSLGQYTSQGSVTCWRRICPLFQGMGYASHLIIAFSATSYIIIIAWAFFYLFLSFSAELPWASCGHEWNTDSCLDINHPNQSLSMTSRRNTTLPVVEFWERRVLKISSGIEDVGSLRWELVLCLVLSWVICYFCIWKGIKSTGKAAFFTATFPFVMLFVLLIRGVTLPGAIDGIIYYLYPDISRLSDPQVWMDAGTQIFFSYAIGLGFLTSLGSYNTYNNDCYRDCFYLCLLNSATSIVSGFAIFSVLGFMTKEQGVDISEVAQSGPGLAFIVYPRAVAMMPMPQVWSVCFFLMIILLGLDSQFVGLECMMTSITDLFPTYLRQGHRRELVLLAICSVCCLLGLSLVTEGGMYLLHLLDHHVCSGTTLLILSLFQSVSIAWVYGADRFYGNITDMIGYRPYPFMKYCWRYITPCFCFGTFIFSIVKYTPLKFSSAYVYPLWANILGWFIATISLSLIPLFMVYKIIQGKGTLRQRFLLLCQPVDLALDQKGFSTKGPAAITELKPLSYNVELTQGAQLLDFHHE, from the exons ATGAAAGGAAATAATGGAACCTGCACAGTTTCGTCGGAAAACAAACCTCCACCGACGCCTAAAGAGTCGGAAGGACGGGGTCATTGGGGCAGTAAAGCCGAGTTCATCCTGACCGTGATGGGCGCAATAATCGGACCTGGTAATGTGTGGCGGTTCCCCTACTTATGCTACAGGAACGGCGGAG GCGTGTTCTTCATACCATACACGTTGTTCATGATTACGTGCGGAATACCCTTATTCTTCCTCGAGACTTCCTTGGGACAATACACCAGCCAGGGGAGTGTAACGTGCTGGAGAAGAATTTGTCCGCTTTTCCAAG gcaTGGGCTATGCCAGTCACTTAATCATAGCATTCAGTGCCACCTCCTATATCATCATCATTGCGTGGGCCTTCTTTTACCTGTTCTTGTCCTTCAGCGCGGAGTTACCTTGGGCGTCATGTGGACACGAGTGGAACACGG ACTCATGTCTGGACATCAACCATCCAAATCAGAGCCTCAGCATGACATCCAGACGGAATACCACTCTTCCTGTTGTGGAGTTCTGGGA GCGCCGGGTTTTGAAAATCTCTAGCGGCATTGAGGATGTCGGTAGCTTGAGATGGGAGCTGGTCTTGTGCCTCGTCCTGTCTTGGGTCATCTGCTACTTTTGCATTTGGAAGGGCATCAAGTCAACAGGAAAG gcgGCTTTCTTTACAGCCACGTTCCCCTTTGTTATGCTCTTTGTTTTGCTGATACGTGGCGTAACACTACCGGGCGCAATAGATGGCATCATTTACTACCTGTACCCTGATATCTCCCGCCTTTCAGATCCCCAG GTGTGGATGGATGCTGGCACTCAGATCTTCTTCTCCTACGCCATCGGCCTTGGGTTCCTAACCTCTCTTGGGAGTTACAACACCTACAACAACGACTGTTACAG GGACTGTTTCTACTTGTGTCTACTGAACAGTGCCACCAGCATTGTGTCGGGCTTCGCCATTTTCTCTGTTCTGGGTTTCATGACCAAGGAACAAGGGGTGGATATCTCTGAAGTAGCCCAATCAG gcCCGGGTTTGGCATTCATTGTCTACCCACGCGCTGTAGCCATGATGCCCATGCCTCAGGTTTGGTCCGTGTGTTTCTTCCTCATGATCATTCTGCTGGGATTGGACAGTCAG TTTGTTGGCCTGGAGTGTATGATGACGTCAATTACAGATTTGTTCCCCACTTACTTGCGCCAAGGCCATAGACGCGAGCTGGTTCTGCTGGCTATCTGCAGTGTCTGCTGTTTGCTGGGACTCTCCCTGGTCACCGAG GGAGGAATGTACCTGCTCCACCTGTTGGACCATCACGTCTGCAGCGGCACCACCCTGCTCATCCTCTCCCTTTTCCAGTCAGTCAGCATTGCCTGGGTGTACG GTGCTGATCGTTTCTATGGCAACATAACAGACATGATCGGGTACCGTCCGTACCCTTTTATGAAGTACTGCTGGCGCTACATCACTCCCTGCTTCTGTTTT GGCaccttcatcttctccatcgtCAAATACACCCCGCTGAAGTTCAGTAGCGCCTATGTTTATCCACTCTGGGCCAACATCTTGGGTTGGTTCATAGCCACCATCTCGCTCTCCCTCATCCCTCTGTTTATGGTTTACAAAATAATCCAGGGAAAAGGGACTCTTCGACAG CGTTTCTTGCTGCTGTGCCAGCCGGTGGACCTCGCCTTGGATCAAAAAGGTTTCTCCACAAAGGGCCCCGCTGCCATTACAGAGCTTAAACCTTTATCCTATAATGTGGAACTCACTCAGGGAGCACAGTTGTTAGATTTCCATCATGAGTAA